The Acidobacteriota bacterium region CGTCGGCGCACCCCCGCGTCCTGCGCCCGCCCTATCGCCGCATCCATCTCTTTTCGATGGCCCAGGAAGCGCACGTAGACGAAAGATGAGGTGAAAACCTCGCCGCGGGCGGCCAGTTTCGGGAGCGGATCCATCGTATAGTAGTCGATGAATACGAGCGAGACGCTCCGGCCGCGCAGGAGGTCCAGCAGCGGCGGCCGGACCCACAGGGGGTTCCGGATCTCGATCCCCCACCGGAATCCGGACGGGAGGAGCGGGAGAAAGCGTTTCAACCTCCGGACGAAATCCTCGCCGGTCCGGTATTCCTGCGGGTCCTTCCCCTTGGCGACATAGGGGAACTGCAGGATCATCGGCCCCAGCCGACTCCCCAGGCCCGACATCACGGAGATGAACTCCTTCAGCTCCGTCTCGCACCCCTCCAGGTACTTGTCATGGCTGATGACCCTGGGGACCTTCGCCGAGAAGATGAATCCCGCGGGCGTCTTCGTCTTCCAGCTTTCCACCGTTTTACGGCTCGGCGTGCGGTACCAGGTGGAGTCCACTTCCACCGTCTGCAGCTTTTCCGAATAGGCCCGGATCATCTCGCCGGGATCCACGGAATCGGGATAGAAGGAGCCGCACCAGTCCGTGGAACTCCAGCTCGAAGTCCCCACATGCAGATTGGGCGGAAAGGGTGCCGGCATCAGGCTTGCGGCTTCGCCCGCGGCGGCAGGAAGGCGAGAATCGACTGGCGTCGTGCCACGTATCCTTTGGGCGTCAGTGCCAGCAGCCCCATCCTGACCAGGGCATTGACGTCGCGCGAAAGGGTCTTGGCGGTCCTGAGGGCATATGCCCTGGCCAGGCGCGGTGATATTTCCGGCAGTTTCGCCATGGGAACCGGCTCCTGCCTCCGCGACAGGTCCAGCACCAGATGACGTTGACGCTGCTGGCTGGGATTGCCTCTGTCCCGGAAGAGCTCGTGCACGTAGTTTCGCCAGGCAACGTCCCACTGCTGGTTCCAGATGGTTTCCAATTGGCCCTGGAGCCCGTCCAGAAAACCCTGGATGGCATAGGCCACGAAGGAGGTCACCTCGCCTCCCGATCTGCCGGCGTGGTCCAACTGGCGGTAATACTCGGTCCGGGTCTGGTTGTAATGGTTGCTCGGCAGGTGCGCGGCCGGCGCCGGCACGCCCGAACGGATGAGGATTTCGAACTCCACCAGCCGTGCGGTGCGCCCGTTGCCATCTCCGAAGGGATGAATCCAGGCGATGTACAGATGCGCGAGGATGGCCTTCAACGTTGCGAATGCGATCTCCATTCCCTTCTGCGGCCGGAAGTCCGGCCCGTTCAGCCATTGGCACAACCGGTCCAGCAGATATTCGCAGTCTTCCGCCGGCGCGCCCCGGTATTTGCCCACCAGGACGGAATGGGTGCGAAGCTGACCCGGTTGCACCCCTTCCTCCAGTTTCAAATTTGCCAGCACTTCCCGGTTGTGTGCCTGGATGGCCGCCGCCGAGAGCGGCTCGCCCCCGCCTGTCGCCACATCGTCCAGGATGCGGTTGCAGGCGGCAAGAACGTTGTCGATTTCCTGCTTCTGGTACTCCAGCGAGGGCGGCACCTCCAGGTTGCCGTCCAGATGCCTGCGGACCTGGTCTTCGGTGAGCGTGTTGCCCTCGATGGCCGTCGTAGCGGCGATCCCCTTCGCCAGAAACAGCTTGTAGAGCTCTTCCGCCGTCGAAGGACGTAGCGGCACCCGTGCGATATGCTCGCACTTCGACTGGCATTCCCCCAGCGCCATCCAGGTGGACGGCGACAGACCGTGCAGGTCCGCCTGGAATTTCAGCCAAGGGTGGGTCTTCTCGTATGTCCTCATTGATGTCCTATGTATAACCAATACTCATAATATATAACGGAGAATATGTCTTCTTCAATGTCCAAGTCTGAGATCCACTGTTGCCTTATCGAGCGTACTGCGCGACGGAACGGTTTATGGGCGATTCCGAACCATGAGCGGGAATTCGAGGAGGCCCGCTGCGGCCGGCCTCCTTCATGGATTCTATCCCAGCTTTTTCATGCTTTCCATCGGGTTCAAATTGAGCTCGAGGCGCTCGATGATCGCGGCGAGCCGTTTTTGCCTGCCTTGGTCGGTCTTGGCGCCCAGAAAATACGACCTGGCGTAGGTTCTGCGCGCGGAGGGCGTCATCTTCACGAAATTCGCGTAGGCGCTGCCATGAGCTTTCAGCATATCCTCGAACGACCGTACCTGGTCGTCGGTCAGGGCGCCCGGTTTCGGTGCGGTCCAGCGTCCGTTTTGTCGGGCGATCTGGACCTTCGCCCGGCCGAAATCGGTCATCAGGCCCAGCGACTCGAGCTTTTGGACGAGGCCTTTGTTTTTGTCCGACCAGTGGCTCGCGACGTCGCGCTGCTTGAAATATTTCACGTACGTATCGTCGTCGACACTCCGTATCTGGCCATCGATCCAGCCGAAGCAGAGAGCTTCCTCCAGGGCTTCGTCCGCCCTGATGGTTTCCACCCTGGAGGTTTTGCCGAAGACCAGCCAGACGCCTTCACCGGCCAGGGCGTTTTTCGTCAGCCATTTCCTGAACTGCGCGCGGTTTTTGAACAGCATCCGGTTCATGAGGCTCCTCATCGTCATGGGCGGGTCATGGGCGGCATGCAATAGCATATCGCTTTTGAAGGGAAGGGGATATGCGAAAACATAAAAATGCGGGCGAATATGCAATAAACATGTCCCGACGTCTTGAGGAGGGCGGCCGCGGGTTTCCTGGTGATGGTGGGAGTTGGTAGCGACGGGTGGAATCGAACCACCGACCTTGGGGTTATGAATCCCACGCTCTAACCGACTGAGCTACGTCGCCACAAGATCGAAGCCCGGATCGGGGGCGGGGGTGACCCGGGGCCCGGCAATCCGGCAGGCCACTCATTTTGCTGACTTCCGCGCCGCTTTTCAAGTCCAAATCGCGCCGGGCGCGGGGCCCGGTGTCGCCCCCGCCTGTAGCGTTCGCCCGACGCGGGGCGTAATGAAAGCCGAAAGGCGGGCATGACCCGCGATCACACTGAAATTGCCGATCGCCGGACCGGGCGGACGGGGCGGGAGCAGGGCCGGAGGGCCGTCGCCGTGTGGCGCCCGGGACGGGCCAGGGGGGGGAGCATGGCGGACGAGGCCTGGACCTGGAAGGTCCCGGAAGCGAGCGCGCAGATCAAGCGCGAGATGACGCGGCAGGATGCCTTCGACCGGGTTTCGGGGCGGGCGATATTCACGAGGGACATCGCGCTGCCGGGGATGCTGTACGCCAAGATCCTCGTCTCCCCGCGCGCGCACGCGCGCATCGTGAAGATGGATGTCACCCGGGCGAAGGAGCTCCCGGGGGTGCGCGACATCCTGACCTGGGACGACCCCGACATCGCCTCCGACAGCGGGACCGGGGCCGACATCTCCGCGAGCTACAGCATCCTGACCCTGCCCGGGACGGCCGATTTCTACCAGCACCCCATGGGGGTGGCCGTGGCGGCCGACAGCGAGGAGATCTGCGATCGCGCGCTGGGGCTCGTCGAGGTCGAGTGGGAGGAGCTCCCCTTCCTCCTCGACATGGAGGAGGCGGCCGGGGAGGACGCCCCGAAGATCATGCCCGAGGTGCGGCGCATGATGCCGTTTTTTCCCGGGGCGGGGGCCAAGCGCGGGCCCAACGTGATCGGGAGCGAGGACCGGAAGATCGGCGACCTCGAAAAGGGGTTCGCCGAGGCGGACAAGGTCCTGGAGTACACCATCCGCAGGGAGATGAACACCCCGGCGGGGGTGGAGGCGATGGTGTGCGTGGCCCAGTGGAAGGAGGGGGGCCTGGACCTCTGGGTCCACCACCAGGCCAACCCGCAGAGCGATCTGAGTTCCCCCCGCGGCATGGGGGGGATGGGGATGTTCCCCTTCGGGGGTGCCCGAGGAGAGCCCGCCTTCACCCACTGGTCCAAAATCAGGGTCACCTTCCCCTACCAGGGTTCCTGGTACGGGGGGCTGGCCTGGCTCGCCTACAGCAACTCCTTCGTGCGCCTGGCCGCCGTGCTGGCCCGGCGCGCGGCCGGCCGGCCGGTGAAACTCCTCTACGACGAGAGCGGCTTCTACTGCGGCGGGGACGAGGCGGGGACTTACCGCTGCAAGGTGGGGGCGAAAAGGGACGGGACGATCACGGCCTTTCACTGGCACATGACCGGGGCGCGCAACCCGGCGGTGGACAAGACCTACGAGTGCACCAAAATCCCCAACATCCGGGGGTCCCAGACCTGGCCGCTGACCAACAAGGGTTTCCAGGAGTGCTTCCGGCACGGGGCCGCCGCCTGCGTGCCCCACAACGTGATGTTCGACCTGGTGGCCGCCGAGTTCGGCCTCGACCCGACCGAGGTAGCCCTCCTGAACGACGGTTGCCAGGGGCACGACTGGGACTTCATTACCCGGTACCAGGAGGAGAACGGCTTCCCGCGGCGGCACAGCCTCAGGGAGGTCGTGGAGATGGGGAAGGAGGCGATCGACTGGGACCGGAAGTGGCACCCCCCGGCGGCGCGCCGCCTTCCGAGCGGGCGGATGCACGGGATGGGGTTCACCTCGATCAACGAATGGCACTGGGGCGCCGGGATGATGTCGTTCGTGAGCAACTCCCACGCCTGCCTGATGCTCCAGAACGGCAAAGTCACCATCGTCGGGCTGCGGTGCGACATGGGGATCGACACCGAGTCGGGCTACCGCCACTCGGTGGCCGCGGAAATCGGCCTCAAGTACGAGGACGTGCTCATCCAGGAGCGGAGGGTGGACAACGGGGCCTGGTCGCTGGCCCAGCCCGCGGGGTCGAGCGGGATGGTGAACGCGGCCAGCCAGCTCGTCCTCGCCGCCCGGGAGCTGAAGGGGAAGATCCTCGAGATCGCGGCGGCGACGGGCGCCATGCCGATGGGGTTCATGATGGGGGCGCCGGGCGGCGCGAAGACCCCGCAGGCCAAAAAGCCGGAGGACTTCGACATCCGGGACAGCATGATCTTCGAGAAGGCCGACCCCGAACGGAAGCGCCCCCTGGCCCAGGTGGCGGGGGGCTTCATGAGCCAGAGCCCGGTGGTGGCCCACCCCGAGGTCCGGCCCCCGATCGCCATGATGACGGAGATGATGGGCGGGGGGCGGAAGTATTACGTCATGGGGCGGCAGGCGCACTTCATCGAGGCCGAGGTGGACGTGGAGACGGGGAGGGTCCACGTTACGGGGATCGTGTGCGTCAACGACGTCGGCCACATCTTCAACCGCCGGGGGTGCGAGGCGCAGCAGTACGGCGGCGCCGTCATGGGGCTGGGCAAGAGCGCCACCGAGGAGAAGGTCTTCTGCCCCCGGACGGGGGTCGGGCTCAATTTCGACCTGGCCCACTATCATTTCGCCACGATGAACGATTACCCCGCCGTCCGCTGCCTGCTCAACGAGAGCCACCTCGGGTACGGGGCGTACGGATCGTTCGGGATCGGGGAGAACGTGGGGGCGGCGCTGGCGGCCATCACCTCGTCGGCCATCCACAACGCGACGGGGAAGTGGATCCTCGACCACCCCATCACGCCCGACAGGGTGCTGCGGGCGCTGGGGAAGATCTAGGCTCCTCCCTTCGGGTCCGTCACGGCGCGGGTGAGAAAGAAGGCGAGGCCCAGCACGATCAGGGCCCCGATCCCGGAAACCATCAGGAAGGTCGCCGTCATCGAGGACTGGGCGTCCAGGAGCGGCTTGTCCGAGATCCCGACGCACAGCATCCCCACCACGGCGCTCCGGCGGTTGCGCAGGGGCTCGCAGGCGGCCAGCTGGCGGCCTGACCCCTCGTGGACCCGGCCGAAAAAAGTCTTCCCCAGGGACAGGACGGTGCGCCCGATGTCGGCGTGGGCGCGCGTGCCGGCTTCCCCCTCCCCGTCCGGGGTCGCGGCGTTGGTCGCCACCCGCACGTCGCCCAGGTGGAGGGAAACGATCCCGTCGGACGCGTCGTCGGCGTGGCGCGCGCCGAACACGAAATCGCCGATCCGGGTCACGAGCCGGGTGTCGCGGTTGAGGAGGATCCCCCCGTAGAGCACTCCCTTGAAGCCGGAGCTGGTCTCCACCGGCGTCGCCGCGATCAGGGCCAGCCCGCTGTCGACCTCGGGCCGGGCGTCGGGGGAGGAATGGATCGGGACGCGGGCCTGCTGCGCCAGCGCCTGCCCCTCCCTGCGGAGCGACTCGGGCGGGAGCACCTCCGTCCCCGCCGAGGTTCCCCCGGACAGGGCGTTCTTGAGGTAATCGAGGATGGGGAGACGGTCGGCCCCGGGCTGCTCCAGATCCCTCTCGAGCGCCCGCAGCATCCTCGGACTCCGGGTGTCCACGAAGGTCAGGAAATGGAGGCGCTGTTCCTCGCGGATGCGCGCGAGAAGGCCGGGGACCGTCTCCCTCCCTCCCGGTTCCAGCGCCAGGGCCAGGCGCTCCGAGCGCGCCGCCCCCTGGACCGATTGCCGCACGGAGTCCCGCGCGAAGGCGTAGACCATCGAGGCGGACCGGAGGTCCTGGCGGAGCTGTTTGAGTTCCTCGTCCAGCATGGTCCGGGTGAGGATCCTGGACCCCATGAACGCGGCCAGGACGGTGCTCAGGATGGCGATCAGGATGAACCCGGCCGCAATCCTGGCGCGCAGGGACAGATTTCGAAGAAGCTTCGTCATGGTCGGAACTCGGCCCGGCGATCCGGGCATGTCCCGGGAATCCCTCAGGTATCAATCAAGATCGATATCCCGGGTGGGGCGGGTCACGGGCCGGCCCCGGTTCTGATCCAGCGATTCCTCGAATTTCCGCTCGAGCAGCTGCGAGTGGGACTCGAGGTCCGCGGCGCTCCGGCGGAAGACGGCCTCCCGCTCCTCCGCCTGCCGGCGCAGGAGTTCGGCCGCCTCCCCGAGGTCCAGGGAATTCTTTTTCGGGGGGGGGAGTTCGTGCCGGATCACCTTGCCGAGGTTCGGGTCGATGACGATGCGGGCGCCGCAACAGGGGCACTCGACGGAGATGCTGGGGTTCTGCCGGGACATGATTTCTCCTCCCAATTCCGGCCATTCTAACCCGGGCCGTCCAGCCCTGCCAAGATGAAACCTTTTTTCGAAACAGGTGTTGCCTCGTCAGTCAATCCAGATTATGGTTAAAGTTTTACCATGCCCGGCAGAGGGCTGGAACGTGCTGGAGGAAATCATGTCGGATCGCGGCGATGTCATCATCGCGCACCATCTCTGCAAGGGGTGCCGCCTTTGCGTCGTTTCCTGCCCCGCGAAGGTGCTTGAGCAGGGGACGGTGCTGAACCGACAGGGCTATAATGCGGCGGTCTACAAGGGGAGCGGGTGCACCGGGTGCGGCATCTGCTTTTACGTCTGCCCCGAGCCCGGGGCCATCACCGTGCGCGTGCGCACGCTGGGTGAGGGTAAGCCCGCAGCCTGAAAGGGTTTGTGGCTTACGCAGGAAGAGGCCCGAACAGGGGCCGGTTATCGATTCTGGAGGCGGCGCATGCGCCTGTTGATGAAGGGGAATGAAGCGGTGGTGCGCGGCGCGGTCGCCGCGGGGTGCAGGGCGTACTTCGGCTATCCGATCACCCCGGCGAGCGAAATCGCGGAAATGGCCTCTCTTCTCCTTCCCGATTCCGGGGGCGTCTTCGTCCCGGCCGAGAGCGAGATCGGCGCCATCCAGATGCTCTTCGGCGCCTCGTCGGCGGGCGCACGGGCCATGACCGCTTCCTCCGGCCCCGGCATCAGCCTGATGCAGGAGGGGATCTCCTACATGGCGGGCGCCCTGCTGCCGGGGGTGATCGTGGACGTGCAGCGGGCGGGGCCGGGGCTCGGGAACCTGGGCGTGGAACAGGGGGACTACCACCAGGTCGTCAAGGCCGGCGGGCACGGCTGCTACAGGACCCCCGTCTTCGCCCCCAACAGCGTCCAGGAAATGTGCGACCTCACGATCCATGCCTTCGACGTGGCCGACCGCTACCGCACCCCCGTGATGGTGCTGGCCGACGGGGCGCTCGGGCAGATGATGGAACCGGTCGAGATCACCGCCGGGGCCGCGGAGGCGCCGGAAAAGCCGTGGGCCGTGACCGGCACCGCCCGCACGCGTGGAAACCTGATCACCTCGATCCTGCTCGAGCACGAAAAACAGGAGATCCACATCACCGGGCTGGAAAAGACCTACGCGGAAATCGAGAGGAACGAGGTCCGGTGGGAGGAGATCCGGACGGAGGACGCCGAAATCCTCGTCGTCGCCTTCGGCATCAGCAGCCGCATCGCCCGCGCCGCGGTGGACATGGCCCGCGACCAGGGAGTCCGGGTGGGCCTGCTGCGCCCGATCAGCCTCCTCCCGTTTCCCGCCCGGCGGTTGCGCCAGCTGGCCGGCAAGGTGTACGCCATAATGGTGCTGGAGCTCAACAGCGGCCAGATGGTGGACGACGTCCGCCTGCACGTGGGCGGGATCACCCCGGTCGAACTGATGCGCCGGACCGGGGGGATGATGCCGGCGGCGGAGGAAGTGGCCGAAGCCCTCAGAAAGATGGAGAAAGAGTGTGTGGGAAACAAAGCATAGCCGATCCGCATCTTTTTACGACCGTTTCGAGCGCAAGGGGGGGGATACCGAAATCACCCACTATTGCCCCGGGTGCGGCCACGGGGTGCTGCAGAAGCTGATCGCGGAGGCTATCGACGATTTCGGCATCCAGGACCGGACCATCCTCGTCGGTTCGGTCGGCTGCTCCATCTTCATGTACTACTACCTCGACGTGGGCAATATCTCCTCCTCCCACGGCCGGGCCCCCGCCGTGGCGACCGGGGTCAAACGCGCGCGCCCGGAGGCGGTCGTATTCTGCTACCAGGGGGACGGCGACCTGGCCGCCATCGGGGGGAACGAGATTCTCCACGCGGCCAACCGCGGGGAATCGATCGCGGTCTTTTTCGTCAACAACGGCATCTACGGCATGACGGGGGGGCAGATGGCGCCCACGACCCCGCTCGGTGAGCGCACCACGACCTCCCCCAGGGGGCGTTCCTTCGAGGTCGAGGGGCCGCCGATGCGGATGTGCGAACTGCTGGCGACGCTCGACGGGCCCGCCTACATCGAACGGGTGGCCCTGACCGACGCCCGGCAGAACATGCGCGCACGCAAGGCGGTGCGCAAGGCGCTCCGGAACCAGATCGAGGGGCGCGGGTTCTCCTTCGTCGAGGTTCTCTCCCCCTGCCCCAGCGGCTGGAAGGTCCCGCCCGATGAGGCGATGCACTGGGTGGAGAAGCACATGATCCCGGTTTTCCCGCTCCGGGTTTTCCGGGACCTCGACCGCAGCGGCCATGTCCCCAGGGGGATCGGTGCGCCCAAGGCGGCCGGGACACTCCTCGGGCCCGCGTCCCCCGCGGCCCGGACGGAAACGCCGGCCCCGGCGGCCGGGAGCGTGGCCCGGGGCGAAATCGGGGAAGAGGCGCTCACCCTGAGCGGGTTCGGCGGGCAGGGGGTCCTCTTCACGGGGCTCGCGCTGGCCGAGGGGGCCATGCGCGAGGGGCTGGAGGTCACCTGGATCCCCTCCTACGGGCCGGAAATGCGCGGGGGGACGGCCCACTGCCACCTGCATCTCTCCCGCAGTTCGATCGCCTCCCCCTGGATCAGCCGCCCCACGAGCCTGATCGCCTTCAACCAGCCCTCCATCGAAAAATTCGCCCCCGCGGTCCGTCCGGGAGGGCTCCTGCTTGCGAACACGTCGATGGTGAAGGAAGTCCCGGACCGGAAGGATATCCGGATCGTCAGGATCCCCTCCTACGAAATCGCCTCCGAACTGGGCAGCGCCAAATCGGCCAACATGGTCATGCTGGGCGCCTACCTGGAGCTGACCGGGGCGGTGGACCAGGAATCGATCCTGGCGGCGTTCGCCGAGAAAGGGACCCGGCCGGGGATGCTCCAGAGCAACCGCCGGGCGATCGAAGCCGGACGTCGGGCGGCGGTCGAAGCGGCGCAGCCCTGAACTCATTAAGATGTGATAAATCAGGGACTAATCCCGTTCCGCCCCTTTTCCCGGAGCGGCCGGGTCGACCGGAGAAATACCGGCTGGTAATACCCCCCGTATTATTTTAGAATGGGCCTGTCTGTCCGGGGGACCCGGTTCTTCCCGGCCGGAGAAATCGCCGACATGGACGGGCATCATCGGTCAGACGATCACGCGGGTGGAAGTGAAAGAGGGGTCGCAACCGCCCCTGCCCGGAGCCGCTCTCCCCACCTTGACTCGCAGAGGGTGAACCATGGAAAGAAAAAGGGTTACCATCGATGGTAACGAGGCCGCAGCCTATATCGCCTATCGCACAAGCGAGGTCATCGCGATATATCCCATCACCCCGTCGTCGCCGATGGGGGAATGGGCCGACGCCTGGACTGCCCGGAAGGTCAGGAACATCTGGGGGATGATTCCCTCGGTGACAGAGATGCAGAGTGAGGGGGGGGCGGCCGGGGCCGTCCACGGCGCGCTGCAGGCCGGCGCCCTGACCACCACGTTCACCGCATCGCAGGGGCTGCTCCTGATGATCCCCAACATGTTCAAGATCGCCGGGGAGCTGACGCCCACGGTCTTCAACGTCACCGCCCGCACCATCGCGACCCACGCGCTTTCGATCTACGGCGACCACAGCGATGTCATGGCCGTGCGCTCCACCGGCTGGGCGATGCTGGCCTCGGGCTCGGTGCAGGAAGTGATGGACATGACCCTGATCGCCCAGGCTGCGACGCTCCAGGCCCGCGTCCCATTCGTGCACTTCTTCGACGGGTTCCGGACCTCTCATGAAATCATGAAGATCGAGCAGCTCACGGACGAGGATATCCGGGCCATGATCGACGACGACCTGGTCCTGGCCCATCGCCTGCGCCGGCTCTCCCCCGACAACCCCGTCATCCGGGGGACGGCGCAGAACCCCGATGTCTTCTTCCAGGCACGGGAGGCCGCGAATCCCTTCTACCTGGCCGCCCCCGCCATCGTACAGAAGGCCATGGACCGGTTCGCCGCCGTCGTCGGGCGGCAGTATCACCTGTTCGACTACGTCGGCGCCCCGGACGCGGAGCGCGTGATCGTGCTGATGGGGTCGGGGGCGGAAGCGGCCGAGGAGACCGTCGAATACCTCGCCGACCGGAAGGAAAAGGTAGGTGTCCTGAAAGTCCGCCTTTACCGTCCTTTCTCCGGGGAAGCCATGCTCCGGGCGCTCCCGCGGTCGGTGCGCGCGCTGGCGGTGCTCGACCGGACCAAGGAGCCGGGCGCAGGCGGGGAGCCGCTGTACAAGGACGTGGTCACGGCGATCGCGGAATCCTTTTCCGCCGGCACCCTGCCGCTCACGGGCTTTCCCAAGGTGGTGGGGGGGCGCTACGGGCTCTCCTCGAAGGAATTCACCCCGGCCATGATCCGCGGCGTATTCGAGGAACTGAAAAAGGAGAATCCGAAAAACTATTTCAGCGTCGGGATCCACGACGACGTCACGGACAACTCCATCGATTACGACCCCGGGTTCAGCGTCGAGGGGGACGTCACCCGCTGCCTCTTCTACGGGCTGGGGGCGGACGGCACCGTCGGCGCCAACAAGAATTCCATCAAGATCATCGGTGAGGACACGCTCAACCACGCCCAGGGGTACTTCTCCTACGATTCGCGCAAGTCGGGCACAGTGACCGTGTCGCACCTCCGGTTCGGGGCCAAACCGATCCGCTCCACCTACCTCGTGGACAAGGCGAACTTCATCGCCTGCCACCAGTTCGTTTTCCTGGAACGGTACGACATGCTCCGGGACGCCGTCGAAGGGGCTACCTTCCTCCTGAACAGCCCCTACGGTCCCGACGAGGTCTGGGACCGGATCCCGCGGAGCGTGCAGCAGCGCATCATCGACAGGAAGATCCGTTTCTACGTCATCGACGGCTACAAGGTCGCGAAGGAGACGGGGATGGGCGCGCGGGTCAACACCATCATGCAGACCTGCTTCTTCGCCATTTCGGGGGTGCTGCCGCGCGACGAGGCGATCGACGCCATCAAGAAATCGATCCAGAAGACGTACGGGTCGAAGGGGGAGGAGGTCGTCCGGAAGAACTTCCGCGCGGTGGAGGAGACGCTGGCCAACCTTTTCGAGGTTGAGGTCCCCGCATCGCCTACCAGCAGCATCGAAAAACCGCCGGCGGTGCCGGAGGAGGCCCCCGATTTCGTGCAGACCTTCACCGCCCGCATCATCGAAGGGGAGGGGGACCGCCTCCCGGTGAGCGCCTTCTCCGTGGACGGGACCTTCCCGACGGGGACCGCCAGGTGGGAGAAGCGCAATATCGCTCTGGAGATCCCCTCGTGGGACCCGAACACCTGCATCCAGTGCGGCAAATGCGCCATATCCTGCCCGCACGCGAGCATCCGGATCAAGGCCTACGACGCCCGGCACCTGGAGACGGCGCCCCCCACCTTCAAGCATATGCAGGCGAAGGGGAAGGACCTGGAGCCGGGCATGATGTACACCGTCCAGGTGGCCCCGGAGGACTGCACCGGTTGCGGCGTGTGCGTGGGGATGTGCCCCGCGCGCAACCGGAAGGAGCCGAGGCTCAAGGCGATCAACATGGTGCCGCAGCCCCCGGTCCGCCTCGCCGAGCGGGAGAATTTCCGTTTCTTCCTCGAGTTGCCGGAGTACGACCGCCGGCTGCTGCGGCTGAGCAGCGTCAAGACCACCCAGCTGCTCGAGCCGCTCTTCGAGTTTTCCGGGGCGTGCGCCGGCTGTGGTGAGACCCCCTACATCAAGCTGCTGACGCAGCTTTTCGGAGACCGGGCCCTCATCGCCAACGCCACCGGGTGCTCCTCCATCTACGGTGCCAACCTCCCGACGACCCCCTATACCCGCAACCGGGACGGGAGGGGGCCGGCCTGGAGCAATTCGCTCTTCGAGGACAACGCCGAGTTCGGCCTGGGCTTCCGGCTGACGGTCGACCAGCACGCCGAAGTGGCCCGGGAGCTGGTCCGGGCGCTGGCGCCCCGGATCGGCGACGAGCTGGCGGGGCGGCTGCTC contains the following coding sequences:
- the nifJ gene encoding pyruvate:ferredoxin (flavodoxin) oxidoreductase, with amino-acid sequence MERKRVTIDGNEAAAYIAYRTSEVIAIYPITPSSPMGEWADAWTARKVRNIWGMIPSVTEMQSEGGAAGAVHGALQAGALTTTFTASQGLLLMIPNMFKIAGELTPTVFNVTARTIATHALSIYGDHSDVMAVRSTGWAMLASGSVQEVMDMTLIAQAATLQARVPFVHFFDGFRTSHEIMKIEQLTDEDIRAMIDDDLVLAHRLRRLSPDNPVIRGTAQNPDVFFQAREAANPFYLAAPAIVQKAMDRFAAVVGRQYHLFDYVGAPDAERVIVLMGSGAEAAEETVEYLADRKEKVGVLKVRLYRPFSGEAMLRALPRSVRALAVLDRTKEPGAGGEPLYKDVVTAIAESFSAGTLPLTGFPKVVGGRYGLSSKEFTPAMIRGVFEELKKENPKNYFSVGIHDDVTDNSIDYDPGFSVEGDVTRCLFYGLGADGTVGANKNSIKIIGEDTLNHAQGYFSYDSRKSGTVTVSHLRFGAKPIRSTYLVDKANFIACHQFVFLERYDMLRDAVEGATFLLNSPYGPDEVWDRIPRSVQQRIIDRKIRFYVIDGYKVAKETGMGARVNTIMQTCFFAISGVLPRDEAIDAIKKSIQKTYGSKGEEVVRKNFRAVEETLANLFEVEVPASPTSSIEKPPAVPEEAPDFVQTFTARIIEGEGDRLPVSAFSVDGTFPTGTARWEKRNIALEIPSWDPNTCIQCGKCAISCPHASIRIKAYDARHLETAPPTFKHMQAKGKDLEPGMMYTVQVAPEDCTGCGVCVGMCPARNRKEPRLKAINMVPQPPVRLAERENFRFFLELPEYDRRLLRLSSVKTTQLLEPLFEFSGACAGCGETPYIKLLTQLFGDRALIANATGCSSIYGANLPTTPYTRNRDGRGPAWSNSLFEDNAEFGLGFRLTVDQHAEVARELVRALAPRIGDELAGRLLDADQSTEAGIFDQRERVAALKDRLRGTDSLEARSLLTLADNLVKKSVWIVGGDGWAYDIGYGGLDHVLASGRDVNILVLDSEVYSNTGGQMSKATPRAAVAKFAAGGKPASKKDLGMHAMNSGGAYVASVALGANDVQTIRAFQEAEAFPGPSIIIAYSHCIAHGYDMIHGMDQQKAAVNSGHWILYRYNPLLAMEGKNPLILDSRPPTIPVKDYAYAETRYKMLTLSQPEEAKRLLALAQGDIRARQQLYRQLATLDYGVGEE